One window of Pieris napi chromosome 14, ilPieNapi1.2, whole genome shotgun sequence genomic DNA carries:
- the LOC125055761 gene encoding zinc finger protein GLIS2-like isoform X1, protein MLLFPTWRPELHEGCRVPWIPTERFAPYVARSVTVPPPPPQISDSDSCGSLSPERHNDSGSDECICEWRGCGVRFDSVSRLSAHVARVHAHAHSDGYFYCCWRGCTRSQRGFNARYKMIVHMRIHTNERPHTCNQCQKSFSRAENLKIHLRSHSGEKPYVCPYEGCGKAYSNSSDRFKHTRTHKVDKPYCCKAPGCTKRYTDPSSLRKHVKAYKHFTEKENPKLATRAESISPMRETIEPVIDHRVSPYAYHISETYPMNYHPTYIRTDPLYKEPQETYPVYTRMYDHALSYSTQDYPLYKPQYYESRTDVTNSFPENSDVPLNLMCAKRVQCRPIEVLRHTELPLDLSTKS, encoded by the exons atgttgctCTTTCCGACGTGGAGACCAGAATTGCATGAGGGTTGCAGAGTACCATGGATTCCAACTGAACGTTTCGCGCCATATGTCGCTCGATCTGTTACGGTGCCACCCCCACCACCACAG atttcgGACAGTGACTCCTGTGGAAGTTTGTCACCAGAGAGACACAATGATTCGGGATCAGATGAATGCATATGCGAATGGAGAGGATGCGGCGTCAGATTCGATTCCGTTTCTCGTCTGTCGGCACACGTAGCTAGAGTCCATGCGCACGCGCACAGCGATGGATATTTCTACTGCTGTTGGAGGGGGTGCACAAGATCTCAACGAGGTTTTAATgcaag ATACAAAATGATAGTGCACATGAGAATTCACACTAACGAGCGTCCTCACACTTGCAATCAATGCCAGAAAAGCTTCTCAAGGGCCGAGAACCTCAAGATTCATCTACGTTCGCATTCAGGGGAAAAACCTTACGTCTGCCCATATgag GGCTGCGGCAAAGCGTATTCAAACTCTAGCGATCGTTTCAAACACACACGTACCCACAAAGTAGACAAGCCATACTGCTGCAAAGCACCAGGTTGCACCAAACGTTACACTGATCCGTCCAGCTTGCGCAAACACGTCAAGGCATACAAACACTTCACAGAGAAGGAGAATCCAAAATTAGCAACGCGAGCTGAAAGTATATCCCCAATGCGCGAAACTATAGAACCCGTGATCGACCATAGGGTATCACCATACGCATACCATATTTCAGAAACGTATCCTATGAACTACCACCCAACATATATCCGAACTGACCCATTGTATAAGGAGCCTCAAGAAACCTATCCAGTATATACCAGAATGTACGATCACGCGTTGAGTTACTCTACACAGGACTACCCTCTTTACAAGCCTCAATACTACGAAAGTAGAACAGACGTGACAAATTCATTTCCAGAAAATTCTGATGTTCCGTTGAATTTAATGTGTGCTAAACGTGTGCAATGCAGACCAATTGAAGTACTTAGGCATACGGAGTTACCCTTAGATTTAAGTACTAAAAGTtag
- the LOC125055707 gene encoding 2-oxoglutarate-dependent dioxygenase htyE-like, translating to MASPQEETLLARCEIPIIDLAHIGTEICPMKSVVRRIGQQLFAALSTKGLALLVNHGIAEEKLKAVYADLDNFCALPEGCQAQYLRNPVNKHGYVRPGTEQFDETKKELRHSFNITTLSAAAMPAQEEVPDFPSHTFPLAHDLTNLSRVLLQALASVFGLPPSALLASHSGMLQSDGRNPSCMQLLYYPPVPPEDKGPCCHDAIAYTRCGAHSDRCTFTLVAQDSEGGLEVKLNGSEKWQAVGHLPGAILVQTGELLGNWTTNLLPPLMHRVEVPSGMYARARGRHCVAFFCHPDKDATVPPLNIPLAPTPPVCAPPHISLHHRLLNAAHHIQKRFRETYA from the exons GAACGGAAATATGTCCTATGAAATCAGTGGTACGTCGCATTGGCCAGCAACTGTTTGCCGCCCTTAGTACTAAGGGCCTAGCATTGCTTGTCAACCACGGCATCGCTGAGGagaag CTAAAAGCAGTGTATGCTGATTTAGATAACTTCTGCGCTCTACCAGAAGGATGTCAAGCTCAGTACTTACGCAATCCTGTCAACAAGCACGGTTACGTTCGTCCGGGAACCGAACAATTCGATGAAACTAAAAAG GAATTACGTCACTCGTTCAACATCACGACTCTGTCTGCCGCCGCGATGCCTGCGCAGGAGGAGGTGCCAGACTTCCCCTCTCACACCTTTCCCCTCGCACACGACCTCACCAACCTGTCTAGAGTGTTGCTACAGGCCTTGGCTTCTGTTTTCG GTCTTCCACCATCCGCTTTGTTGGCCTCTCACTCGGGTATGCTGCAGAGCGATGGACGCAACCCCTCATGCATGCAGCTTCTCTACTATCCCCCAGTGCCCCCTGAAGATAAGGGACCGTGCTGTCATGATGCTATCGCCTACACCCGTTGTGGAGCGCATAGCGACAGATGTACTTTCACTCTGGTAGCACAGGATTCAGAAGGAGGACTCGAG GTAAAATTGAATGGAAGTGAGAAATGGCAAGCTGTCGGACATCTTCCTGGAGCCATTCTTGTTCAGACTGGTGAACTACTCGGTAACTGGACTACAAATTTGCTTCCGCCTTTG ATGCACCGCGTTGAGGTACCATCTGGAATGTACGCTCGAGCCCGCGGCCGCCATTGCGTTGCGTTCTTCTGTCATCCCGACAAGGATGCGACAGTTCCCCCACTAAACATTCCTCTTGCCCCGACTCCACCAGTTTGTGCTCCACCGCACATTTCGCTCCACCATCGTCTTCTAAACGCCGCTCATCACATACAAAAACGCTTTAGGGAAACGTACGCATGA
- the LOC125055761 gene encoding zinc finger protein GLIS2 homolog isoform X2, with the protein MISDSDSCGSLSPERHNDSGSDECICEWRGCGVRFDSVSRLSAHVARVHAHAHSDGYFYCCWRGCTRSQRGFNARYKMIVHMRIHTNERPHTCNQCQKSFSRAENLKIHLRSHSGEKPYVCPYEGCGKAYSNSSDRFKHTRTHKVDKPYCCKAPGCTKRYTDPSSLRKHVKAYKHFTEKENPKLATRAESISPMRETIEPVIDHRVSPYAYHISETYPMNYHPTYIRTDPLYKEPQETYPVYTRMYDHALSYSTQDYPLYKPQYYESRTDVTNSFPENSDVPLNLMCAKRVQCRPIEVLRHTELPLDLSTKS; encoded by the exons ATG atttcgGACAGTGACTCCTGTGGAAGTTTGTCACCAGAGAGACACAATGATTCGGGATCAGATGAATGCATATGCGAATGGAGAGGATGCGGCGTCAGATTCGATTCCGTTTCTCGTCTGTCGGCACACGTAGCTAGAGTCCATGCGCACGCGCACAGCGATGGATATTTCTACTGCTGTTGGAGGGGGTGCACAAGATCTCAACGAGGTTTTAATgcaag ATACAAAATGATAGTGCACATGAGAATTCACACTAACGAGCGTCCTCACACTTGCAATCAATGCCAGAAAAGCTTCTCAAGGGCCGAGAACCTCAAGATTCATCTACGTTCGCATTCAGGGGAAAAACCTTACGTCTGCCCATATgag GGCTGCGGCAAAGCGTATTCAAACTCTAGCGATCGTTTCAAACACACACGTACCCACAAAGTAGACAAGCCATACTGCTGCAAAGCACCAGGTTGCACCAAACGTTACACTGATCCGTCCAGCTTGCGCAAACACGTCAAGGCATACAAACACTTCACAGAGAAGGAGAATCCAAAATTAGCAACGCGAGCTGAAAGTATATCCCCAATGCGCGAAACTATAGAACCCGTGATCGACCATAGGGTATCACCATACGCATACCATATTTCAGAAACGTATCCTATGAACTACCACCCAACATATATCCGAACTGACCCATTGTATAAGGAGCCTCAAGAAACCTATCCAGTATATACCAGAATGTACGATCACGCGTTGAGTTACTCTACACAGGACTACCCTCTTTACAAGCCTCAATACTACGAAAGTAGAACAGACGTGACAAATTCATTTCCAGAAAATTCTGATGTTCCGTTGAATTTAATGTGTGCTAAACGTGTGCAATGCAGACCAATTGAAGTACTTAGGCATACGGAGTTACCCTTAGATTTAAGTACTAAAAGTtag